The Helicoverpa armigera isolate CAAS_96S chromosome 25, ASM3070526v1, whole genome shotgun sequence genome has a window encoding:
- the LOC110377633 gene encoding UDP-glucose 4-epimerase isoform X1, with the protein MKPSENGVTMTSAILVTGGAGYVGSHTVTTLLEKQSDNPEFEIVVVDNLANAYKAVGQKKPEPLRIIEELTKKTIHFYELDISDAEGLSRIFETHNIECVIHFAALKAVGESVEKPLEYYQANITGTCTLLEVMRKYGVYKLVYSSSCTVYGEPTRLPIDEGHETGRSLTSPYGKSKYFCEEIMKDLCTSDKKWKVISLRYFNPVGAHRSGRIGEDPAGVPNNLMPFIAQVAVGRLKELLVFGNDYPTVDGTGVRDYIHVEDLAEGHVKAVKLFQHPGFSGFHAVNLGTGTGYSVLQMIAAFHKASGREIPYRIVGRRAGDIAANYADVALSHRLLAWRATRTLDDMCADTWRWQSNNPSGYKTS; encoded by the exons ATGAAACCATCTGAAAATGG AGTCACAATGACATCAGCAATCCTCGTGACAGGTGGCGCAGGGTACGTCGGCTCCCATACAGTGACCACCCTTCTTGAAAAACAGTCAGACAATCCAGAATTCGAAATAGTAGTCGTTGATAACCTCGCAAATGCTTATAAGGCTGTTGGACAGAAGAAACCGGAGCCTTTGAGGATTATAGAAGAACTTACCAAGAAGACTATACATTTCTATGAATTGGATATCAGTGATGCAGAAGGATTGAGCAGGATTTTTGAGACA CATAACATAGAATGTGTGATCCACTTCGCGGCGCTGAAGGCAGTGGGCGAATCTGTGGAGAAACCTCTGGAGTACTATCAAGCTAACATCACTGGGACTTGCACACTTTTAGAG GTAATGCGCAAATACGGCGTATACAAGCTAGTATACAGTTCGTCGTGCACGGTGTACGGCGAGCCCACGCGGCTGCCGATAGACGAGGGCCATGAGACCGGCCGCTCCCTCACCAGTCCTTACGGCAAGTCCAAGTACTTCTGCGAGGAAATCATGAAGGATTTATGTACTAGTGATAag AAATGGAAGGTAATATCACTGCGATACTTCAACCCAGTAGGCGCGCACCGCAGCGGCCGCATCGGGGAGGACCCCGCCGGCGTACCCAACAACCTCATGCCTTTCATTGCACAG GTAGCAGTAGGTCGTCTCAAAGAGCTACTGGTATTCGGTAACGACTACCCGACAGTGGACGGCACGGGGGTTCGCGATTACATCCACGTTGAGGACCTGGCTGAGGGTCATGTGAAGGCCGTCAAGCTGTTCCAGCATCCAGGGTTTAGTGGCTTCCATGCTGTTAATTTGG gtaCCGGCACAGGCTACTCAGTGCTACAAATGATAGCTGCCTTCCACAAAGCGAGTGGACGCGAAATACCGTATCGCATCGTAGGGCGTCGCGCGGGCGACATAGCCGCCAACTACGCGGACGTAGCCTTATCGCATCGCCTACTAGCTTGGCGAGCTACTAGGACACTGGATGATATGTGTGCCGACACGTGGAGATGGCAAAGCAATAATCCTTCTGGATACAAGACCAGTTAA
- the LOC110377634 gene encoding small ribosomal subunit protein eS7 isoform X2 — MSTKIIKASAAEPDVFETSISQALVELETNSDLKAQLRELYITKAKEIELHNKKSIIIYVPMPKLKAFQKIQIRLVRELEKKFSGKHVVFIGDRKILPKPSHKTRVANKQKRPRSRTLTSVYDAILEDLVFPAEIVGKRIRIKLDGSQLIKVHLDKNQQTTIEHKVDTFQSVYKKLTGREVTFEFPEPYL, encoded by the exons ATGAGTACTAAGATCATCAAggcgagcgctgctgagcccgATGTCTTCGAGACATCGATCTCACAGGCCCTGGTCGAGTTGGAGACCAACTCGGACCTGAAGGCGCAACTTAGGGAGCTGTACATTACAAAGGCTAAGGAAATTGAACTGCACAACAAGAAG TCGATCATCATCTACGTGCCCATGCCCAAGCTGAAGGCATTCCAGAAGATCCAGATCAGGCTGGTGCGTGAGTTGGAAAAGAAATTCAGCGGCAAACACGTTGTGTTCATCGGAGACCGCAAGATCCTGCCCAAGCCCAGCCATAAGACACGCGTAGCCAACAAACAAAAGAGGCCCAGATCCAG GACACTGACGTCAGTATACGACGCCATCCTGGAGGACCTGGTGTTCCCCGCAGAGATTGTGGGCAAGCGCATCCGGATCAAGCTCGACGGCTCCCAGCTGATCAAGGTGCACCTCGACAAGAACCAGCAGACCACTATTGAACATAAG GTGGACACCTTCCAGTCTGTATACAAGAAGCTGACGGGGCGCGAAGTTACCTTTGAATTCCCAGAACCCTACTTGTAA
- the LOC110377633 gene encoding UDP-glucose 4-epimerase isoform X2: MTSAILVTGGAGYVGSHTVTTLLEKQSDNPEFEIVVVDNLANAYKAVGQKKPEPLRIIEELTKKTIHFYELDISDAEGLSRIFETHNIECVIHFAALKAVGESVEKPLEYYQANITGTCTLLEVMRKYGVYKLVYSSSCTVYGEPTRLPIDEGHETGRSLTSPYGKSKYFCEEIMKDLCTSDKKWKVISLRYFNPVGAHRSGRIGEDPAGVPNNLMPFIAQVAVGRLKELLVFGNDYPTVDGTGVRDYIHVEDLAEGHVKAVKLFQHPGFSGFHAVNLGTGTGYSVLQMIAAFHKASGREIPYRIVGRRAGDIAANYADVALSHRLLAWRATRTLDDMCADTWRWQSNNPSGYKTS, encoded by the exons ATGACATCAGCAATCCTCGTGACAGGTGGCGCAGGGTACGTCGGCTCCCATACAGTGACCACCCTTCTTGAAAAACAGTCAGACAATCCAGAATTCGAAATAGTAGTCGTTGATAACCTCGCAAATGCTTATAAGGCTGTTGGACAGAAGAAACCGGAGCCTTTGAGGATTATAGAAGAACTTACCAAGAAGACTATACATTTCTATGAATTGGATATCAGTGATGCAGAAGGATTGAGCAGGATTTTTGAGACA CATAACATAGAATGTGTGATCCACTTCGCGGCGCTGAAGGCAGTGGGCGAATCTGTGGAGAAACCTCTGGAGTACTATCAAGCTAACATCACTGGGACTTGCACACTTTTAGAG GTAATGCGCAAATACGGCGTATACAAGCTAGTATACAGTTCGTCGTGCACGGTGTACGGCGAGCCCACGCGGCTGCCGATAGACGAGGGCCATGAGACCGGCCGCTCCCTCACCAGTCCTTACGGCAAGTCCAAGTACTTCTGCGAGGAAATCATGAAGGATTTATGTACTAGTGATAag AAATGGAAGGTAATATCACTGCGATACTTCAACCCAGTAGGCGCGCACCGCAGCGGCCGCATCGGGGAGGACCCCGCCGGCGTACCCAACAACCTCATGCCTTTCATTGCACAG GTAGCAGTAGGTCGTCTCAAAGAGCTACTGGTATTCGGTAACGACTACCCGACAGTGGACGGCACGGGGGTTCGCGATTACATCCACGTTGAGGACCTGGCTGAGGGTCATGTGAAGGCCGTCAAGCTGTTCCAGCATCCAGGGTTTAGTGGCTTCCATGCTGTTAATTTGG gtaCCGGCACAGGCTACTCAGTGCTACAAATGATAGCTGCCTTCCACAAAGCGAGTGGACGCGAAATACCGTATCGCATCGTAGGGCGTCGCGCGGGCGACATAGCCGCCAACTACGCGGACGTAGCCTTATCGCATCGCCTACTAGCTTGGCGAGCTACTAGGACACTGGATGATATGTGTGCCGACACGTGGAGATGGCAAAGCAATAATCCTTCTGGATACAAGACCAGTTAA
- the LOC110377641 gene encoding divergent protein kinase domain 2A: MNDKIYEKMLLRRRFFKRVSLMVIAFTISFYISVILFGDLKVPRVMTMTDLNRCPACFGVSVCPELYSNQVIIESNTWSSMFNTKNIFYGYTKSNRRVVMKKLAHNSEWKAFDQQLCKNFHLKRNCKPMHLLNVSNIDDKLIKLVEYNLSKPDTRPRKGLVMCPYAYSLFDFILPVLNSKKDQVDIVNIWTMLSINPEPIIFQVLQRSHGWPIPAYGGVCGRVEVVAYEGEPLASLTHVPWHRKLKFAKKILDAAMDFTFKHDRYRFYLMDWSLDNIVANEKDDITFIDLEDIVVLDKHISPRSDLPDWYQRYARDIPGPGFIFSIHSMCKHHLSDHNLWAACYILIGDEDPFLYPLPKAVNASRPHLDRLLKECLNGEDRFRTITKLQHVIDDMLMDENIIGLRAGVR, encoded by the exons ATGAATGACAAAATTTACGAAAAAATGTTGCTACGACGACGATTTTTCAAAAGGGTGTCCCTAATGGTCATAGCGTTTACCATATCTTTTTACATTTCAGTTATTCTGTTTGGTGACTTGAAGGTACCCAGAGTGATGACGATGACTGACCTGAACCGGTGTCCGGCTTGCTTCGGAGTGTCTGTCTGTCCCGAACTTTACTCCAACCAAGTTATCATTGAGTCCAATACTTGGTCAAGCATGTTTAAtaccaaaaacatattttatggtTACACAAAGTCTAACCGGCGGGTGGTTATGAAGAAGCTAGCTCACAATTCAGAGTGGAAGGCATTTGATCAGCAGTTGTGTAAAAATTTCCACTTAAAACGGAACTGTAAGCCAATGCATTTATTGAATGTTTCCAATATTGATGATAAGTTGATCAAACTTGTGGAGTATAACTTGTCTAAGCCGGATACGAGGCCTCGGAAGGGGCTGGTGATGTGTCCGTATGCATACAGCTTGTTTGACTTCATACTACCTGTGTTAAACAGTAAGAAGGATCAGGTTGATATTGTAAACATTTGGACGATGTTGAGCATTAATCCAGAGCCTATTATATTTCAG GTTCTACAAAGATCCCATGGTTGGCCCATACCAGCATATGGAGGTGTTTGTGGCCGAGTGGAGGTTGTGGCGTATGAGGGTGAACCTCTCGCATCACTCACTCATGTACCTTGGCACCGAAAGCTGAAGTTTGCTAAGAAAATACTTGATGCTGCCATGGACTTTACTTTTAAACATGACAG GTACCGTTTCTATCTCATGGACTGGTCCCTCGACAATATAGTGGCTAATGAAAAGGATGACATCACTTTCATTGATCTTGAAGACATAGTGGTCTTAGACAAGCACATTTCTCCTAGATCCGACCTGCCTGACTGGTATCAACGGTACGCCAGAGACATACCGGGCCCAGGCTTCATATTTTCCATACACAGCATGTGTAAGCACCATCTAAGTGACCACAACTTATGGGCTGCATGCTACATTCTAATTGGAGATGAAGACCCGTTCCTGTATCCTCTACCTAAAGCCGTAAACGCTTCCCGGCCCCATTTGGACAGGTTATTGAAAGAATGCTTGAATGGCGAAGATAGATTTAGAACTATAACTAAGTTGCAACATGTAATTGATGATATGTTGATGGACGAGAATATTATAGGCCTTAGAGCAGGCGTTAGGTGA
- the LOC110377634 gene encoding small ribosomal subunit protein eS7 isoform X1, producing MLTTPRVYLFLSRIVLKMSTKIIKASAAEPDVFETSISQALVELETNSDLKAQLRELYITKAKEIELHNKKSIIIYVPMPKLKAFQKIQIRLVRELEKKFSGKHVVFIGDRKILPKPSHKTRVANKQKRPRSRTLTSVYDAILEDLVFPAEIVGKRIRIKLDGSQLIKVHLDKNQQTTIEHKVDTFQSVYKKLTGREVTFEFPEPYL from the exons ATGCTGACAACACCACGTGTCTATCTCTTTCTCTCCCGTATAGTTCTCAAG ATGAGTACTAAGATCATCAAggcgagcgctgctgagcccgATGTCTTCGAGACATCGATCTCACAGGCCCTGGTCGAGTTGGAGACCAACTCGGACCTGAAGGCGCAACTTAGGGAGCTGTACATTACAAAGGCTAAGGAAATTGAACTGCACAACAAGAAG TCGATCATCATCTACGTGCCCATGCCCAAGCTGAAGGCATTCCAGAAGATCCAGATCAGGCTGGTGCGTGAGTTGGAAAAGAAATTCAGCGGCAAACACGTTGTGTTCATCGGAGACCGCAAGATCCTGCCCAAGCCCAGCCATAAGACACGCGTAGCCAACAAACAAAAGAGGCCCAGATCCAG GACACTGACGTCAGTATACGACGCCATCCTGGAGGACCTGGTGTTCCCCGCAGAGATTGTGGGCAAGCGCATCCGGATCAAGCTCGACGGCTCCCAGCTGATCAAGGTGCACCTCGACAAGAACCAGCAGACCACTATTGAACATAAG GTGGACACCTTCCAGTCTGTATACAAGAAGCTGACGGGGCGCGAAGTTACCTTTGAATTCCCAGAACCCTACTTGTAA